From Granulicella cerasi, a single genomic window includes:
- the dprA gene encoding DNA-processing protein DprA, protein METVSIAVAEERRLAWLALSLSPEMGPTRIGRVMQRLDRADRVFAMSLTELEGCGMPAKAVQFIADGRARSAAVAEAARATETGVSLLCPEDEEYPAGLLGIYDPPAMLWVRGNVKALNLPGIAVVGTRHPSPYGAGMATMLSRELAQRGVGIFSGMARGVDTAAHRGALDAKGVTVAVWGTGIDVIYPKENKKLAEEIVANNGALVSEFPIGTFPAPQNFPIRNRTLSGMSVGVLVVEAAEHSGTRITARCALDQGRDVYAVPGNVTNKNSWGPNTLIKQGAKLTATWEDVWEDLPSQVRIELEDAQMSARDRAPHEAPSLFSQEGAVQIGQTEMAVLSTLKTDEPTQLDELIERLEGKLASGEIFTALFELELAGKVRAMPGKNYLRAM, encoded by the coding sequence GTGGAAACGGTAAGTATTGCCGTGGCGGAGGAGCGCCGTCTGGCATGGTTGGCTTTGTCTTTGAGCCCGGAGATGGGGCCGACGCGCATTGGGCGCGTGATGCAGCGGTTGGATCGCGCCGATCGTGTGTTTGCGATGTCGCTGACAGAGCTTGAAGGCTGCGGGATGCCCGCAAAGGCCGTGCAGTTCATCGCCGATGGACGCGCCCGTTCAGCAGCGGTTGCCGAAGCGGCGCGCGCTACGGAGACTGGCGTTTCCCTGCTTTGTCCCGAGGACGAGGAGTATCCGGCGGGGCTTCTTGGAATCTATGATCCGCCCGCGATGCTGTGGGTGCGGGGCAATGTGAAGGCGCTGAATCTACCCGGCATTGCGGTGGTCGGCACGCGGCATCCTTCGCCGTACGGCGCGGGCATGGCGACGATGTTGAGCCGCGAGTTGGCGCAGCGTGGTGTGGGTATCTTCAGCGGTATGGCGCGCGGTGTGGACACGGCCGCGCATCGCGGCGCGCTCGACGCCAAGGGCGTGACGGTCGCGGTGTGGGGCACAGGCATCGACGTGATCTACCCGAAGGAAAACAAGAAGCTCGCGGAGGAGATCGTCGCCAACAACGGCGCGCTGGTGAGTGAATTTCCGATTGGCACGTTTCCCGCGCCGCAGAACTTTCCCATCCGCAACCGCACGCTGAGCGGCATGAGCGTTGGCGTGCTGGTGGTAGAAGCCGCAGAGCACTCGGGCACGCGCATCACGGCGCGGTGCGCGCTGGACCAGGGGCGCGACGTCTACGCCGTGCCGGGCAACGTGACGAATAAGAACTCCTGGGGGCCGAACACGCTGATCAAGCAGGGTGCGAAGCTGACTGCTACCTGGGAGGACGTGTGGGAGGACCTGCCGTCGCAGGTGCGGATCGAACTGGAAGACGCGCAGATGTCCGCACGTGACCGTGCACCGCATGAGGCGCCCTCTTTATTTAGTCAGGAAGGTGCGGTGCAGATCGGACAAACCGAGATGGCCGTGCTCTCGACCCTCAAAACGGACGAGCCCACGCAGCTGGACGAACTCATCGAGCGGCTGGAGGGCAAGCTGGCGAGCGGCGAGATCTTCACCGCGCTGTTTGAACTGGAGCTTGCGGGCAAAGTGCGAGCGATGCCGGGGAAGAATTATTTGAGGGCGATGTAG
- a CDS encoding menaquinone biosynthetic enzyme MqnA/MqnD family protein yields the protein MPLRVAAISFLNPAPLLYDFEHEPKATELRSRYDVEYTLPSECARRLLTGEADLGLIPIAALTPELAIIPGCTIASLDEVRSILLLVKNPEGLAAEEALQRVSTIAADAASRSSQAYTHLLFELWNATRPEFEEASADPLAMLEHHDAALLIGDPALFAREHRDAIDTKHADDKLLWLDLARLWRDHTGLPWVAAVWAFRPEALARENIAAAQVIGDLIDSRNAGMANTPALVDEWSPRLGLPRTVVQHYLTRNIHYVLDDECLATIRLFRKLAAENGTLPELGELNILKA from the coding sequence GTGCCACTCCGCGTTGCTGCCATCTCGTTCCTGAATCCTGCTCCACTGCTTTACGACTTCGAACACGAGCCGAAAGCCACTGAGCTTCGTAGCCGCTATGACGTCGAGTACACGCTGCCCAGCGAATGCGCGCGTCGCCTGCTCACCGGCGAAGCCGACCTCGGCCTCATCCCCATCGCAGCGCTTACGCCGGAACTGGCCATCATCCCCGGTTGCACCATCGCTTCGCTCGATGAGGTTCGCTCGATCCTGCTGCTGGTGAAGAACCCCGAAGGTCTCGCTGCCGAAGAAGCGCTGCAGCGCGTCAGCACCATCGCCGCCGACGCAGCATCCCGTTCCTCGCAGGCGTATACGCATCTGCTCTTCGAGCTGTGGAACGCCACGCGCCCGGAGTTTGAGGAAGCCTCCGCCGATCCGCTCGCGATGCTCGAACACCACGACGCCGCGCTGCTCATCGGCGACCCTGCACTCTTTGCCCGCGAGCATCGCGATGCCATCGACACCAAGCACGCCGACGACAAACTGCTCTGGCTGGACCTCGCCAGGCTCTGGCGTGATCACACCGGCTTACCGTGGGTCGCCGCGGTCTGGGCGTTCCGCCCGGAAGCGCTCGCGCGTGAAAACATCGCCGCCGCGCAGGTCATCGGAGACCTTATCGACAGCCGCAACGCAGGCATGGCCAACACACCCGCACTGGTGGACGAGTGGTCACCGCGCCTCGGCTTGCCGCGCACCGTCGTGCAGCACTACCTCACGCGCAACATTCACTACGTGCTCGATGACGAATGCCTCGCGACGATCAGGCTCTTCCGCAAGCTCGCAGCCGAGAACGGCACGCTGCCGGAACTCGGTGAGTTGAATATCCTCAAGGCGTAG
- a CDS encoding YqaA family protein — MSYMLRVQSILAGLAILLFDNSGGFMSHLFHLGLVGLFFIAAVDSSFVPLPIPGVTDVMLLLYAAAHANVALLLVISTVGSALGGYLSHAVGQAGGEQFLEKHVPKHILTRVTEWMEHHAILSVALPAILPPPVPLSPFVLAAGAAHMSRKKFMTSFTISRCARHAIAIWLGVHYGRSVLGVWKNFSTRWGVTILVAFWVVVVVFTAIGIWKLVRTSQDLKRKKLSAA; from the coding sequence ATGAGCTACATGCTCCGTGTTCAGTCCATCCTCGCTGGTTTGGCGATCCTGTTGTTCGACAACAGCGGCGGCTTCATGTCGCACCTGTTTCATCTCGGGCTGGTGGGGCTTTTCTTCATCGCGGCGGTGGATAGCTCGTTCGTGCCGCTGCCGATTCCCGGCGTGACGGACGTGATGCTGCTGCTCTATGCGGCGGCTCATGCAAACGTGGCGCTGCTGCTGGTGATCTCCACGGTGGGCTCGGCGTTGGGTGGGTATCTTTCGCATGCGGTGGGGCAGGCGGGCGGAGAGCAATTCCTCGAGAAGCACGTGCCGAAGCACATCCTTACGCGGGTGACGGAGTGGATGGAGCATCACGCGATTCTGTCGGTGGCTCTACCAGCGATTTTGCCGCCGCCGGTGCCGCTCTCGCCGTTTGTGCTGGCTGCGGGCGCGGCGCATATGTCGCGTAAGAAGTTCATGACGTCGTTCACGATCAGCCGGTGCGCGCGCCACGCGATTGCGATCTGGCTCGGCGTGCACTACGGGCGCAGCGTGCTGGGCGTGTGGAAGAACTTCTCGACGCGCTGGGGCGTGACGATTCTGGTGGCGTTCTGGGTGGTGGTGGTTGTGTTCACTGCGATTGGAATCTGGAAGCTGGTGAGGACATCGCAGGACTTGAAGCGTAAGAAGCTGTCGGCTGCGTAG
- a CDS encoding beta-ketoacyl-ACP synthase III translates to MSLQLKPRTTVRAKISSVGTYVPPRVLSNADLEKMVDTNDEWITERTGIKTRHLVDKGVATSDLAAEAAKVCLARRGIDATEVEAIIVATVTPDMAFPATACLVQDKLGAKGAWGFDLSAACSGFPYALQVGAKLVESGAHKKVLVIGADVMSSIIDYTDRTTCIIFGDGAGAVLLEPCDEAAGEVGLIDFWHEVDGSGAVSLNMPAGGSRKPASHETIDAKEHFVHQDGQAVYKFAVRKMAESAEGLLTRNGLTGAELGAFIPHQANKRIILSTAERLGMDLERVVINIDRFGNTTAATIPLAINTALEEGRLKKGDLVLLAAVGAGFTVGATLLRWEI, encoded by the coding sequence TTGAGTCTGCAGTTGAAGCCCCGCACCACCGTTCGCGCAAAGATCTCGTCCGTAGGAACCTACGTTCCGCCGCGCGTTCTCTCCAACGCGGACCTCGAAAAGATGGTGGACACCAACGATGAGTGGATCACCGAGCGCACCGGCATCAAGACGCGCCACCTCGTCGACAAGGGTGTAGCCACCTCCGACCTCGCCGCAGAAGCCGCAAAGGTCTGCCTCGCCAGACGCGGCATCGACGCTACGGAAGTCGAGGCGATCATCGTCGCCACCGTGACGCCGGACATGGCCTTCCCGGCCACCGCCTGCCTCGTGCAGGACAAGCTCGGCGCCAAGGGCGCATGGGGCTTCGACCTCTCGGCCGCCTGCTCGGGCTTCCCCTACGCTCTGCAGGTTGGCGCAAAGCTCGTCGAAAGCGGCGCGCACAAGAAGGTGCTCGTCATTGGCGCCGACGTCATGAGCTCCATCATCGACTACACCGACCGCACGACCTGCATCATCTTCGGCGACGGCGCGGGCGCCGTGCTGCTTGAGCCCTGCGATGAAGCTGCGGGCGAGGTCGGCCTCATCGACTTTTGGCACGAGGTCGACGGCTCCGGCGCGGTCTCGCTGAACATGCCCGCCGGCGGCTCGCGCAAGCCCGCCTCGCACGAGACGATCGACGCCAAGGAACACTTCGTCCACCAGGACGGCCAGGCTGTCTACAAGTTCGCGGTCCGCAAGATGGCCGAGAGCGCCGAAGGCCTGCTCACGCGGAACGGCCTCACGGGCGCAGAGCTCGGCGCATTCATCCCGCATCAGGCGAACAAGCGCATCATCCTCTCTACAGCTGAGCGCCTCGGCATGGACCTCGAGCGCGTCGTCATCAACATCGACCGCTTCGGCAACACGACCGCCGCAACGATCCCGCTGGCGATCAACACCGCGCTCGAAGAAGGCCGCCTGAAGAAGGGCGATCTCGTCCTGCTCGCGGCCGTCGGCGCAGGCTTTACGGTGGGAGCAACACTGCTGCGCTGGGAGATCTAA
- a CDS encoding M13 family metallopeptidase produces MISRKYLLASALFASTALAQTNGINLENIDHNVKPGDDFYLFANGEWMKNTTIPADRTSVGSFTIVADKTDAQLKQIFADVASNPGAANTDTRRVADLYAAYMNEAAIEQHGLANLKPMLAVIDKIADKKELSAALGRSLRADVDPLNNTNFHTANLVGVWVAPGFNDPDHYAPYLLTGGGLLPARDYYLADSEHMKHVREVYKQHLAKLFTLAGYSEPDARAVRVLALETAIAKVQTSLADSEDIHHANNVWAQSDFTAKAPGIDWATYFTAAGLAKQSSFYVWQPASMTANAALVQSESLAAWKDLLAAHLLDANSLSLSKAFADEQFEFYGKTLSGAQQQRPREQRGIALTNSILGDAVGQIYVKQNFSPEAKARAQAMVNNLLAAFHARLEALDWMTPSTKAEALRKLATLHVGIGYPDHWRSYAGLEIKPDDLGGNLRRAAVHELHYSLGRIGKPVDRAEWCMEPQTVNAVNLPLDNGLNFPAAILQPPFFDANAPDAANYGAIGTVIGHEISHTFDSEGAAFDSKGKVRDWWTPADYAHFKQVTGALAAQFDAYEPFPGVHVSGKQTLGEDIADLGGVAASFDAFHVALKKKPAANVGPYTPDQQFFLAFGQIWRTKMREATYRARVVSDPHAPGQYRASTVRNFDAWYTLFDVKPGEKLYLAPEQRVHIW; encoded by the coding sequence ATGATCTCGCGTAAATACCTGCTTGCCTCCGCGCTCTTCGCGTCGACGGCGCTTGCCCAAACCAACGGCATCAACCTCGAGAACATCGACCACAATGTGAAGCCCGGCGACGACTTCTACCTCTTCGCCAACGGCGAATGGATGAAGAACACGACCATCCCCGCCGACCGCACCTCCGTGGGCAGCTTCACGATCGTCGCGGACAAGACCGACGCGCAGCTGAAACAGATCTTCGCCGACGTCGCCAGCAACCCCGGCGCGGCGAACACCGACACGCGCCGCGTCGCCGACCTCTACGCCGCCTACATGAACGAAGCGGCGATCGAGCAGCACGGCCTCGCGAACCTCAAGCCGATGCTCGCCGTCATCGACAAGATCGCCGACAAGAAGGAACTCTCCGCCGCGCTTGGCCGCTCGCTGCGCGCGGACGTCGATCCGCTGAACAACACGAACTTCCATACCGCGAACCTCGTCGGCGTTTGGGTCGCGCCGGGCTTCAACGACCCCGACCACTACGCGCCGTACCTGCTCACCGGTGGCGGTCTGTTGCCCGCGCGCGACTACTACCTTGCAGACTCCGAGCACATGAAGCACGTGCGCGAGGTCTACAAGCAACACCTCGCCAAGCTCTTCACGCTCGCCGGGTACAGCGAGCCCGATGCCCGCGCCGTACGCGTGCTCGCGCTCGAAACCGCGATCGCCAAGGTGCAGACCTCACTCGCCGACTCCGAAGACATTCACCACGCAAACAACGTGTGGGCGCAGTCCGACTTCACAGCGAAGGCGCCGGGCATCGACTGGGCAACGTACTTCACCGCCGCAGGACTCGCCAAGCAGTCGAGCTTCTACGTCTGGCAGCCTGCGTCGATGACCGCGAACGCCGCGCTTGTGCAGTCCGAATCGCTCGCCGCGTGGAAGGATCTGCTCGCCGCGCATCTGCTCGATGCGAACTCACTCAGCCTCTCGAAGGCCTTCGCCGATGAGCAGTTCGAGTTCTACGGCAAGACGCTCTCCGGCGCGCAGCAGCAGCGTCCGCGTGAGCAGCGCGGCATCGCGCTCACGAACTCCATCCTCGGCGACGCCGTCGGTCAGATCTACGTGAAGCAGAACTTCTCGCCCGAGGCGAAAGCCCGCGCGCAGGCGATGGTGAACAACCTGCTCGCCGCCTTCCACGCGCGGCTCGAAGCGCTGGACTGGATGACGCCTTCGACGAAGGCCGAAGCGCTGCGCAAGCTCGCCACGCTGCACGTCGGCATTGGCTACCCGGACCACTGGCGCAGCTACGCTGGTCTCGAGATCAAGCCCGACGACCTCGGCGGCAACCTGCGTCGCGCTGCCGTGCATGAGCTGCACTACAGCCTCGGCCGCATCGGCAAGCCGGTGGACCGTGCCGAGTGGTGCATGGAGCCGCAGACCGTCAACGCCGTCAACCTGCCGCTCGACAACGGCCTCAACTTCCCCGCCGCGATTCTGCAGCCGCCGTTCTTCGACGCTAACGCACCCGACGCCGCGAACTACGGAGCGATCGGAACCGTCATCGGCCACGAAATCTCGCACACCTTTGACAGCGAAGGCGCGGCCTTCGACAGCAAGGGCAAAGTGCGCGACTGGTGGACGCCCGCCGACTACGCGCACTTCAAGCAAGTCACCGGCGCACTCGCCGCACAGTTCGACGCGTACGAGCCCTTCCCCGGCGTACACGTCAGCGGCAAGCAGACGCTGGGCGAAGATATCGCCGACCTCGGCGGCGTGGCTGCATCCTTCGATGCCTTCCACGTGGCGCTGAAGAAGAAGCCTGCTGCAAACGTCGGCCCCTACACGCCGGACCAGCAGTTCTTCCTCGCCTTCGGCCAGATCTGGCGCACGAAGATGCGTGAAGCCACCTACCGCGCACGCGTCGTTAGCGACCCGCACGCCCCCGGCCAGTATCGCGCCTCCACCGTCCGCAACTTCGACGCCTGGTATACGCTCTTCGACGTCAAGCCCGGCGAGAAGCTCTACCTCGCGCCCGAGCAACGCGTTCACATCTGGTAA
- a CDS encoding type II toxin-antitoxin system Phd/YefM family antitoxin: MANISIALEDIRPLTDFTRNTKAHITRLHKTKSPLVLTVNGSASVVVQDAETFQAQQDRLELLEEERRFVAAVNEGLTAVREGRTRPVREAFDEMEKKLGIRR, from the coding sequence ATGGCAAACATCTCGATCGCCCTCGAAGATATCCGCCCTCTTACCGACTTCACGCGCAACACCAAGGCGCACATTACCCGCCTGCACAAGACGAAATCCCCGTTAGTACTCACAGTGAATGGCTCTGCATCTGTAGTCGTACAAGATGCAGAAACGTTTCAGGCACAACAGGACCGTCTCGAGCTTCTAGAAGAGGAACGCCGCTTCGTTGCAGCAGTGAATGAGGGATTGACTGCTGTTCGAGAAGGCCGCACGCGTCCTGTGCGCGAAGCTTTCGACGAGATGGAGAAGAAGCTTGGCATACGTCGTTGA
- a CDS encoding type II toxin-antitoxin system RelE/ParE family toxin, protein MAYVVEITAPAERDALEYHAFIRARSHDAIPADSWFKGLRQVIEELANFPARCPRIPEQEAFAELMHQQLYESHLIIFEITDDCVRVLRIYHSAASPLRTLKQRPARPKK, encoded by the coding sequence TTGGCATACGTCGTTGAGATCACGGCTCCCGCCGAGCGAGATGCGCTTGAATATCATGCTTTTATCCGCGCCAGAAGCCACGATGCGATTCCTGCAGACAGCTGGTTCAAAGGGTTACGCCAAGTTATCGAAGAACTAGCAAACTTCCCCGCGCGCTGCCCTCGCATCCCTGAGCAAGAAGCCTTCGCGGAATTGATGCATCAACAGCTCTACGAGTCACACCTCATCATCTTTGAAATCACTGACGATTGCGTTCGAGTTCTTCGCATCTACCACTCAGCCGCTTCACCATTGCGTACGCTCAAACAACGCCCCGCCCGGCCCAAGAAATAG
- the rimO gene encoding 30S ribosomal protein S12 methylthiotransferase RimO, with protein MSLSSTLSPEAENQIEKPRPKVGFISLGCPKNLVDSEVMMGLLHSGGAEITPCAEDADILVVNTCSFIDSAKQESVDTILEMVNHKVGQGGRAQKLIVAGCLVERYRDEIQKNIPEVDAVVGTGELEAIIAAAGLKRPAPAELPASPFNVLTTAQIERHASAVNQHSRPEGSGPQIANETTSRPEGDAREAAGRFSRENWDGATAALPTYLYTADTPRILATPKASAYIKIAEGCDHPCSFCIIPQLRGKFRSRPIESIVREAQQLIAQGVREITLIGQDTTCFGEDLPKDEITGKRPELADLLDALAPLPGLKWLRFLYAYPNKITTRLLEAIARHDNVAKYLDVPLQHASANVLRRMKRGGTADRFLQIIEKARKIVPNLVLRTSFIVGFPGETEEDFEELCAFVTAAKLDWLGVFSYSDEEGAGAFDLDQKVPKRTIEARRRKLMRLQNKISRNARKAWIGRVVDVLVEGESEETELLWQGRSLDMAPEIDGKVLINDFGPHEALVPGTFYRAEITEAHDYDVVATILE; from the coding sequence GTGAGCCTTTCTTCCACACTCTCGCCCGAAGCCGAAAACCAGATCGAAAAGCCCCGCCCCAAGGTAGGCTTCATCTCGCTCGGTTGCCCCAAGAACCTCGTTGACTCCGAGGTCATGATGGGCTTGCTCCACTCGGGCGGTGCGGAGATCACTCCCTGCGCTGAAGACGCCGACATCCTCGTCGTCAACACCTGCAGCTTCATCGACTCCGCCAAGCAGGAGTCCGTGGACACGATCCTCGAGATGGTGAACCACAAGGTCGGCCAGGGCGGACGCGCGCAAAAGCTCATCGTCGCCGGCTGCCTCGTCGAGCGCTACCGCGACGAGATTCAGAAGAACATTCCCGAGGTCGATGCCGTCGTCGGCACCGGCGAACTCGAAGCGATCATTGCCGCCGCGGGACTCAAGCGCCCTGCGCCCGCCGAGCTTCCCGCCTCGCCGTTCAACGTGCTCACCACCGCGCAGATCGAGCGCCACGCGTCGGCCGTGAACCAACACTCACGCCCCGAAGGTTCAGGGCCGCAGATCGCGAACGAAACAACCTCGCGCCCAGAAGGCGACGCCCGCGAAGCCGCTGGCCGCTTCTCCCGCGAGAACTGGGACGGCGCCACCGCCGCGCTGCCCACCTACCTCTACACCGCCGACACGCCGCGTATCCTCGCCACGCCCAAGGCCTCGGCATACATCAAGATCGCCGAAGGCTGCGACCACCCGTGCAGCTTCTGCATCATCCCGCAGCTTCGCGGCAAGTTCCGCTCGCGCCCCATTGAGAGCATCGTGCGCGAGGCGCAACAGCTCATCGCGCAGGGCGTGCGCGAGATCACGCTCATTGGCCAGGACACGACCTGCTTCGGCGAAGACCTACCTAAGGACGAGATAACCGGCAAGCGCCCCGAACTCGCCGACCTGCTCGACGCGCTCGCGCCCCTGCCCGGCCTCAAGTGGCTGCGCTTCCTCTACGCGTACCCGAACAAGATCACCACGCGCCTGCTCGAAGCCATCGCGCGCCACGACAACGTCGCTAAGTATCTCGACGTGCCGCTGCAGCACGCCTCCGCCAACGTGCTGCGCCGCATGAAGCGCGGCGGCACCGCCGACCGCTTCCTCCAGATCATCGAGAAGGCGCGCAAGATCGTGCCGAACCTCGTGCTGCGCACCAGCTTCATCGTCGGCTTCCCCGGCGAAACCGAAGAAGACTTTGAAGAGCTCTGCGCCTTCGTGACCGCGGCAAAGCTCGACTGGCTCGGCGTCTTCAGCTACTCAGACGAAGAGGGCGCTGGCGCATTCGACCTCGACCAGAAGGTGCCGAAGCGCACCATCGAAGCGCGCCGACGCAAACTCATGCGCCTGCAGAACAAAATCAGCCGCAACGCGCGTAAGGCGTGGATCGGCCGCGTGGTCGACGTGCTCGTCGAAGGCGAAAGCGAAGAGACTGAACTCCTCTGGCAAGGCCGCTCGCTCGACATGGCCCCGGAGATCGACGGCAAGGTCCTCATCAACGACTTCGGCCCCCACGAAGCGCTCGTCCCGGGCACCTTCTACCGCGCCGAGATTACCGAAGCGCATGACTACGACGTGGTGGCAACGATCCTCGAGTAA
- a CDS encoding SDR family NAD(P)-dependent oxidoreductase, giving the protein MDLQLKGRTAIVTGGSAGIGLAITKSLAAEGVIVTVPGRSKEKLDAALAGIPNVQPIVADVATAEGCEALIAAVPNTNILINNLGIYEAKEFANITDADWLKLFEVNVMSGVRLSRHYFPLMLAKNDGRIIFISSESGVKTQADMIHYGVTKSAQLAVSRGLAEATKGTRVTVNSILPGPTRSEGIVGFLQGLFPGENLTDAQAEQKFFEVYRNSSLLQRLIESEEVASLVAYVASPLSSATNGAALRVEGGLVSTMI; this is encoded by the coding sequence ATGGATCTGCAACTCAAAGGCCGCACCGCCATTGTCACCGGCGGCTCTGCTGGCATTGGCCTCGCCATCACCAAGTCGCTCGCCGCCGAAGGCGTGATCGTCACCGTCCCCGGCCGCTCGAAGGAGAAGCTCGACGCGGCGCTCGCGGGCATTCCGAACGTGCAGCCGATCGTCGCCGACGTGGCCACCGCCGAAGGGTGCGAGGCCCTCATCGCCGCCGTGCCAAACACCAACATCCTCATCAACAACCTCGGCATCTACGAAGCCAAAGAGTTCGCCAACATCACCGACGCCGACTGGCTGAAGCTCTTCGAGGTGAACGTGATGAGCGGCGTGCGCCTGTCGCGCCACTACTTCCCGCTGATGCTCGCCAAGAATGACGGACGCATCATCTTCATCTCGTCGGAGTCTGGTGTGAAGACGCAGGCCGACATGATCCACTACGGCGTGACGAAGTCCGCACAGCTCGCTGTCTCGCGCGGCCTCGCTGAAGCCACCAAGGGCACGCGCGTCACCGTGAACAGCATTCTCCCCGGCCCTACGCGCTCCGAAGGCATCGTTGGCTTCCTGCAGGGACTCTTCCCCGGCGAAAACCTTACAGACGCACAGGCCGAGCAAAAGTTCTTCGAGGTCTATCGCAACAGCTCGCTGCTGCAGCGCCTCATTGAAAGCGAAGAGGTCGCAAGCCTCGTCGCCTACGTCGCCAGCCCGCTTTCATCGGCCACCAACGGCGCAGCATTGCGTGTCGAAGGCGGCCTCGTAAGCACTATGATTTAG
- a CDS encoding DNA gyrase inhibitor YacG, whose protein sequence is MTKAIFCPTCKTTVLAENENFPFCSDRCRLLDLGAWASGDYKISSPILDPELLEEVEQSQLLAEARNNEDRWKH, encoded by the coding sequence ATGACCAAAGCTATCTTCTGTCCCACCTGCAAGACGACCGTGCTTGCCGAAAACGAAAACTTCCCGTTCTGCAGCGATCGCTGCCGTCTGCTTGACCTTGGCGCCTGGGCCTCGGGCGACTACAAGATCAGCTCGCCGATCCTTGATCCCGAGCTTCTCGAGGAAGTCGAGCAGTCGCAACTGCTTGCCGAAGCCCGCAACAACGAAGACCGCTGGAAGCACTAA